From the genome of Alkalimarinus coralli:
GCCAGAGATTTCACGTAACCAGTAGAACAACGCGATGTTATCCTGCGTCGCCATAAAGGATAGCGCCTGACCAGACTCCGGAATACGCTGCATCCAAACCTGCAAGATACCTGCAGCGGTTAGGAATAGCGTGATGAATACCATCGCGATAGTCATTAGCCAGAAGCTCCACATTTCAAGAACCTGAGCCTGACGAGAGTTGCCGTTTGGACGACCACGCATAATTGGCATTGAGTAAGAGATCATTGTGATAACGATCATTACATATGCGCCATAGAATGCCATATGTCCGTGAGCTGCGGTTACCTGAGTTCCGTGAGTGTAATAGTTCACTGGAGCCAAAGTATGAAGGAAGCCCCACACACCTGCGCCCAAGAACGCCATTACAGCACACCCTAATGCCCATAAAGTAGCAGCACGGTTAGGATGCTCACGACGACGACGGCTAACCATGTTGAATGCAAACACAGTCATCATGAAGAATGGAATAGGCTCAAGTGCAGAGAAGATAGAACCCAAGTAGTGCCAGTACTCTGGTGGACCAATCCAGAAGAAGTGGTGACCTGTACCAATAATACCTGTGATCAATGCCATTGCGATAATGATGTACAACCACTTTTCAATAACTTCGCGGTCAACACCCGTTACTTTGATTAATACAAAGGCCAGAATTGCACCCATGATCAATTCCCATACACCTTCAACCCATAGGTGAACTACCCACCACCAGAAGTATTTATCCAATGCCAGGTTATGAGGGTTATAGAAAGAGAACAGGAAGAACAGTGCCAAACCTAACAGACCAGTAATCAATACAATATTGATTACAGTTTTACGGCCTTTAAGTACAGTCATACCAATATTGAACAAGAAGCCCAATGCAACAATAACAACACCGACTTTGGTGATGGTCGGCATTTCAAGGAACTCACGCCCCATGGTAGGCAGTAGACCATTACCTGTGATTTCAGCCAATGTCGCATAAGGAACAGCAAGATAACCAATAATGGTCAACGTACCTGCTGCAGCAAATATCCAGAACAACGCCCAGGCTAACTTGGTGCTGTATAGCTCAGTTTCTGCTTCTTCAGGCACCAGATAATAAGCAGCACCCATGAAGCCAAACAACAACCAGACAATAAGCAAGTTGGTATGAACCATACGCGCTACGTTGAAAGGTATTTCAGGGAATAAAAAGTCACCCACCACGTACTGTAAGCCTATAATCAAACCGAATACGATCTGACCAACAAACAGCGCGAGGGCAAAAATGAAGTACGGCATTGCAGCCGACTGTGATTGAAATTTCATTCTGCTCTCCTTAACCTTCTACATTCGGTGGCCAGTCGTTAGTATTGATCCCGTTTGCGTATATAAGGAACGCAGCCAAGTCTTCTAACTCCTGATCATTGAGGTTAAATTGTGGCATTTGACGACGACCCGGTACGTTAGTAGGCATCGCATTCATCCAGCCCTTAAAGTAGCCTACAAATGCTTCTTCATTCCCCATGCCTCGTCGCTGGAATACGTTACCCAGTTCTGGTGCAAAGTAAGCACCCTCACCAAATAAGCTATGACAGCCCAGGCAGTTATTTTCTTCCCAAAGCAATTTACCGTTAGCAACAGACTCCGTTAAGTTTTCACGGTTGTCTCGCTCCGGCATCGCTTGCATAGTGTCGAACGTTAGGCCAAGAAACAACAAGATAAAGAAGGTACTCCCCCCCAAATAGATGTTTCTGGCCATGCTCTTGGTAAAGCGCTCAGCCATTTCGATGCTCTCCTTCGTTATTAGCAATTGTTGTCAGCAATTGAGTGCACGCTAAAGGTACGCGTCCACAGATTTAAAACCCTTGATTTTGGTCAACCTTATAATTTTAAAAAAAGTTTTTTTCACAAAAACCACCTCCCGATACTTACTTCTATCTAATCAAACACAAGACATACTTATTTATAGGTATTAGCAACTTATATTCAAAAACACATAAACCATAACCCAGATCAATCTTTTATCAATTAGGTTTTTGATTTTTAACTCTCATTATTTCTCTTGATGAGAGTCAAGGTTTGTAATTCCTTAGAGGCATAACTTTACTTCCGACAATTAGTCCTTGAAGGGAGACGTCATCAATGAGAAAAACTCTAAAATTAGGAAAGCTAGCGGCAGCAGTCACCCTGACTACAGCAGCTCTTTCTGGAAGCACTGGAGCGTTTGCTGCAGCTGCTGCAAAACCCACTCTTAGCGAAGCTGACTTTGAAACAGCAAAGACACTTTACTTCCAGCGTTGTGCAGGTTGCCACGGTGTTTTGCGTAAGGGTGCAACAGGTAAAAACCTTGAACCTAAAGAGACCCTGAAGAAAGGCCAGAAGCGTTTAGAGAAAATCATCGCTTACGGTACTGAAGGCGGCATGAACAACTTTGACGATATCTTTAGTAAAAAAGAGATCTCAATGCTTGCTACCTATATCCAGATGGAACCACCTGTTCCACCTGAAATGTCTCTAGAAATGATGAAGAAACATACCAAAGAGTATGTTGCTCCAAAAGATTACCCAACCAAGCCATTACACGGCCGCAACTGGGAAAACTTTTTCGTAGTAATCGAGCGTGACGCAGGTAAAGCCGCTATTGTCGATGGCGACAAGCATGAGATCGTTGCTCACATCGATACTGGCTACGCGGTACACGTAATCAAAGGTTCAGAGCACCACAAAACACAACATCCTAAAGATGCTGTAGGACGTTTCTGGTACACCATCGGTCGCGACGGTAAAGTCAACAAGATCGATTTGTGGCAGACTCCAGAGAAGATGCTTGTAGCTGAAACCAAGATGGCATATGACGCTCGAGATATCGCGGTATCTGGTGACGGTAAATATGTTATTGCTGGCGGTTACTGGCCTCCACACTTCGTAATCATGGACGCAGAAACACTTGAGCCTCTGAAAGTCGTTTCTTCTCGTGGTATCAACGTTGACGGTGAGTACGTAAACGAAGCACGTGTTGCGGCAATCTACACCACACCTAACGAGCCAACCTGGATGGTTGCTATTAAAGAGCTAGGCCAAATGTGGCAGGTTGATTACAGCGACATCGACAACCTACGTATCGAGCAAATGGATACAGCCAAATTCCTGCATGATGGCTTCTTCGACCCAACAGGTCGTTACTTCCAGATCGCAGCAAACGCATCTAACAAGATGGTTGTTGTAGATACTAAAGAGCGTAAGCTTGAGAAGATGATCGACGTTGCTTCACTTCCACACCCAGGACCAGGTGCTAACTGGACTGATAAGAAGTGCGGCCCTGTTGGCGCAACCACTCACCTTGGTAAAGGCGAAGTTTCTGTTTGGGGCAACGACCCAATCGGGCACCCAGATCAAGCGTGGAAAATGTGTTACACCGTTGAAACTGATGGTGCTGGCGTATTCATCCGAACTCACCCTGACTCACAATACGTTTGGGCTGATCAGTTGAAGCACCCAGAGCCAGAAGTACAGCAAAGCGTTCAGGTTTTCGACAAAGATACACATGAGATTGTTAAAACTATCCGTGTAACTGAAGAAGAAGGCAAAGCTGCACTTCACATGGAGTTCAACCAAGACGGCACAGAAGTTTGGGTTTCAGTTTGGAACCGTGCTGACGCGAAGAACCCAACCGGTGAAATCGTAGTTTATGACGCGAAGACACTTAAAGAGAAGACTCGCATCAAAGGTCTAACCACACCTACTGGTAAGTTCAACGTATTTAACCGTGCGAACCACAAAACCTAGTAGTTGTAGCAAAACCAAGGAGGACATTGTATTCAATGTCCTCCATTTTGCCGTACGGCATCGAGCAAACCTGGCCGATAACGTAAGGCACATAGTGCAAAAAACATAAAAGAACTTTATTTCCTTCTCGTACCATCTACATGATGCGGTACACCTGGGAAATAACGTCAATAAAAGAATCAGGTTATAAATCTGTAAAAGAAAAGACGACAGGGCTTGCCACAAGCAATAACTCCGTTGTCTTCTCCTATTCGAGCAGCCTGGGTGGAGCAAAGCAATGAAGAATAAGTCCTGGTTACAGGAACTTTTATCCAAAAAGATAATTCTGGGTACCACTATCGGAACCTCCCTGATATTCATGGCAATAGGTGTCATCTTCTGGGGTGGTTTTAACTGGTCTCTGGAAATGACTAACACCGAAGAATTTTGTATCTCATGCCATGAAATGGAAGAGAACGTTTATGTAGAATACAAAGAAACCATTCACTACAGTAACCGCTCCGGTGTTCGTGCAACCTGCCCTGATTGCCACGTACCGAAAGACTGGATACACAAAATCCAGCGCAAGATTCAAGCGTCGAATGAAGTACTTCATAAAATTTTGGGCACTATCGATACGCCTGAAAAATTTGATGCCAAACGCCTGGAACTTGCTAAAAATGAATGGAAACGAATGAAAGAGTCGGACTCCCGCGAGTGCCGAAACTGCCACAACTTCGAATCCATGCACCAGAATTCGCAAAAGCCACGCGCACTTAAGCAGCACACGGCGGCAATCCAACAGGGTAATACCTGTATTGACTGCCACAAAGGCATTGCACACAAGAGCGTTCGTCACCTGCTAACAGACGAAGAACTGGAAGAACTTGAAGCGCCAGACCCTGAAATGGCTAAACCTGACGCGACTCTCCATTTATTCCAGCGTGATATCGAAGCTGCAGAGCAGGCCAAACTAGACGCTGAAGCAGAAAAGGTTCGCAAAGAAGAGGAAAAAGCACGTAAAAAAGCCGAAGCGGCTAAAAAAGCTGAAGAAGCAGCAGCTTCAGGTGCCTCGACTGCAAAGGCAACCCCAGCAACGGCTGGTGCAACCAGCGGTGTTAACTGGGATTCCGTTCCATCCAGAGATATTACTCTGTTCTTCCCTGGAACTGCATCAATTGAGTGGATTCACGGCAGAGAGCACGGCGGAAAGAGAGCATTCACTAAAGGTGATCGGTGCGTAGAGTGTCACGACGCTGAAACAATGGATATGGGTGCCAAAATCGTAACCGGCGAGAAACTTGAAGAGTCAGTAATTCCTGGTAAGCGCGGCAGCATCCCGGTGACTGTTCAGGCGACTTACGACGCAGAGAACCTGTACATGAAGTTTAGCTGGCCAGAAGGTGAACATGCTGCAATTCCTTTCGCTGATGGCGGTAAAATGGATCCAGATAACCAGGTTAAGCTTGCCATGATGTTTGGTAGCGATGATGTCGAGTTTGCTGATCGGTCAGGCTGCTGGGGAAGCTGTCATGATGATGTCAAGAACATGCCTGGCGAAGTGGATGACGCAACCATTAAGGCATATGCAGACTCATCAAGACTTGATACATCTGGCGGCATTACCAAATATATCGCTGAAAGCCGCACCAAAGTTGAATACAAAGGACGACGCGGTAAAAAACTCGGTGGCTGGGATAAGCTGAAGTCAGAAGACGAGATCAAAGCTGAACTTGAGGGCAAGAACTTCCTGGACCTGATCCGCTATGAAATTGGAACGGGAAAAGTTGAAGACGGTTACCTCTTGGAAGAACGTAAGATGAGCGGCGGGCAAGGTGCAACATTTACGTCTAACCTGACGGATGGCATCTGGACTGTAGAAATGACTCGTAAACTGGCTTCAGATAAGCCTGGGGATGTAAGCTTTGATACAGCCAACGTTTATAACTTCGGTTTTGCAATTCATGATGATTTTAGTGACTCACGCTTCCATCATGTATCTCTGGGCTACCGTCTAGGTTTCGACAAAGACGAGGAAGGCATAGAGATAAACGCAACCAAGCAATAATCCTCCTCTTGGTAGGTTCGCCTACCAGACCCTCAAGCCACCCATTTGGGTGGCTTTTTTATATCTCCCACACTGGAAAGTAGTCCACTTTTCTTCCTTCTCTTCCTTATGCATTGAGCCCTTTTTTCTTCTTTCACAGGTTCGTCAATATAATTTACACCCTTTAGAATATGTATATTTTTTAAACACTCAATCTACCTGATTATTGGTCAATAAATAAACTGTGGCCCATCAATTGCCTTAGCCCGTGGGCGAACAATAATTATCGCAATACAACATTACCTGGGAGATATAGAATGAAAACAAGATATATATTTAAGGTATTGATGACAGCCCTACTCGTCACATGGGGTTTTTCCGCCAACTTGCAAGCTATGCCACAACTTAATTTTGATGTTGACAGTGGCGGCTCCTCTGTTAATACCGCAGGGTAAAGCCTTTGCAGTGGTTGTTCCAGCAGTTTTAGCCTTGCTTCGGGGCTGGACAGTGAAATATTCAGTTTAGCTGCTGGTGACAGCTACACATTTGATTTCTTTGATATAGAAATATACGGCCCACCCAGCGGGTTTGGTGCCATAGGAGGATTTGTAGAGGCAACTCTCGCATTCGACCAGCCCGAAACAACATCCGCAACAGGGACAGGCCTAGGGGGTGCCCTTTGGGGATTTGACTTACTCTTCACATTTGACTGGTTTGGTGCAGGAGGACTAACATTCGGGCCAGGCGGACAACCAGGCAATGTAATGCTAACTGACGGTTCAGTATTTGGTGTCGAATTCTCAACAGTTGGCGACGCCTGCGGAGACAGGGGTTGCACACTTTATCAAACTGTCGAGGCAACGGTCACCGCATACAAAGTCGCTGACGTGCCAGAACCAAGCTCCATTGCGCTCATCGCTCTCGGTCTGGTTGCATTGAGTCTTTCACGCCGTCACGCATAACGGCGTCACACATAGACCATTTAAAAACAGGCTGTAAAACATAGGCCCTTCAAACATAGCTCTCCAGCTATAGTTAAACAGGTGTGCTGACGACCTGGCCGTCAGCACTCACTGAAACCCTTCTACCCAGGCAGGAAATATATTCATTCGCTTGTCCCGTCGGGTAGTTCGTTTCAGGTCAACAAATGCTGATTCGCATAACGTCTTTTGGGCTTCAGAAAGTGCCTTTTTGATTAACATGCCCCCTATATCAAGCGGCTCACTCTCTGCAATAATATTCAGGTTATTAGCTTTTTCCCAGCGCCTGGCCAACGGCCCCGGCACCGCAGCAACAAAGACATCCCCATGGAGCAATAAGGTGATTGCGCCTTCATAATGCTGTGTTAGATAGATATTTTCATCGTCTAAAACAACCCCTTCATCATTATAAAGCTTCCTAACTTGTTCCCCTCCCAGATAGGATGTTTCAGAAATAATGCTAAGCCTCTCCCCTGCGACACTACTTAAGTCAGAGACGCCTGTACTTGCTTTAATGATAATCGCTGTCGTCAATGGGAAATTTTTATACGTTTTCACACGATTGAGCGTTTCGTAGTCTCTCACTTCCTGGCCCAACGAGGCTTGAGGTGCCGCCGAAAAGTAAATATCTCCTGCTACACCCCCTTCTTTGAACTTAAGGTCAACTGAGCACTCTCGTTTCAGCATGTATTGCTTGAAACTTTCAATTGATCGTGATGTTTGGCTACCACCCTCCCCGAGTGGCAGAACGAGTTCGAGCGGCGCAGAAAATACCTTTATAGATATAATAAAACTAAACAACACTATCACTATTGAAGTATAACGTTTCAATTTCATTTCCTGGGCCATTCAATTATTGAGTTCAGTCAAAGTAGCTCAAAGACCTTTAAGCTATGTTGACTACCATCAAGCAACGACGGTTAATGCTGTGACAGTATCAACACCACAGATGGGTTAATCAAGGTGTAGAAACCCAATCAGGCACTAAACTTATAAGTGTTTATAAAAACATAAAAGGAGCGGGCAATGTTTAATAAAGTCATCTTAGCTTTTATGGCTTTGATTATTTCATTCACAGTGAACGCAGGTGACGTAGCGGACGTTAGCATTAAAAAGTTTGAGTTTATCCCCAAAGAAATCACCGTAAAAAAAGGAACCAAGATTCGCTGGACAAACAATGAAAAACGTCAGTATCACAGCGTCTGGTTTGAAGAGCGTGGCGACCCAGAGCCTGACTACTTCTTTCCTGAAGAAACATTCGAACTTGAGTTTAACGAAGTGGGTACTTTTCCATATCGTTGCGGCCCGCACCCCGAAATGCTGGGTACTGTCATAGTTACAGAATAGCCACACTCACAGAGTAACCATTAAACATCAGTGGTAGACCCTATATGTCTAAAACCGCATCACCTAAAAAGTTGGCTATTCAACTTACCGTAGTAATCGCCATCATTGTACTAGCCGTCATTGCCAAAAGAGCCGTTGCGAGTGAGACCGACGGTGAAATATCCGCTGATCGCGCAGCAGAGCTTACACATATGCTTAAACACGATTGTGGCTCATGCCACGGTATGACACTTAAGGGTGGACTGGGGCCTTCCTTGTTGCCTGAAGAGTTCAAGGGCAAAAACATCGAATATATTAAGTTGACGATCCTTCACGGAAGAAGCGGAACCGCCATGCCACCCTGGAAATCAATCATCAGTGAGCGTGATGCTGAGTGGATAGCAGAGTATCTATACTCAGGCCAAATCAACAAATAAACCCAACACTATACCGCTTTGGAACCAAGAAAATGCCAAGCCAAAATAAACTGAAGCTTAAAGCAGCCATACTAACGACCACTCTATCATTTGCAACACTATTGGGTGGATGTGCATCAACGACTGTCACGCAATACAAGGCAAGTGGTGATTTGGGCACTATTATTGAGAGAGCCGACGGAGCTGTTTCGATAGTCAATACGTCTGATAGAGCGGTGGAAGGACGAATCGAAGGGTTGGGAGACCTGTCTCATGCCTCAATCGTATATTCCAGAGATGAGCAATATGCATATGTTTTTGGTCGCGATGGAGGGCTGACCAAAGTAGATATTCTCAATCAGAATATTGCGAAGCGCGTATTGCAAGCAGGTAACAGCATTGGGGGTGCGATATCTCAAGATGGAAAACTTATTGCGGTATCAAACTATACACCAGGCGGCGTAAAAGTATTTGATGCTGAAACCCTTGAACTCGTTGCCGACATTCCAGCCATATATACCGACGAAAATGGCGAACAGAAGCAGTCAAAAACCGTTGGATTGGTCGACGCGCCAGGGCAAAGGTTTGTATTTAGTCTGTTTGAAGGGAACGAAACCTGGATCGCAGACTTCTCCGATGCAAGTTCAGCAGAAGGCACGGCACCCAAGATTACAAAATTAAAAAGTGTTGGAAAGCAACCTTACGATGCCTTGATATCTCCAGATGGTCGTTACTATATTGCCGGATTGTTTGGTCAGGATGGCTTAGCACTTATTGACCTATGGCATCCGGAAAAAGGATCCAAACTGATTCTACCCGATTACGGCAAAGGCCAGGAAAGACTGCCAGTCTACAAAATGCCTCACCTCGAAGGCTGGGCTGTTGCCGGCAATTATGCGTTTGTGCCAGCAGTAGGTCGTCACGAGGTACTGGTTGTTGATATGAATAGCTGGACTCAAGTGGGAGAAATTCCCGTGTATGGTCAGCCGGTATTCGTCATGTCGCGCCCTGATGCTCGCGAAATCTGGGTCAATTTTGCCTTTCCCAAAAATGACACACTGCAAATGATCGATGCCGAGTCTTTTGAGCTTAAAAAGACATTAAAACCAGGCAAAGCAGTGCTTCATATGGAGTTTACTCCACGCGGCGAAGAGGTTTGGGTCTCTGTTCGCGACGAAGATACAGTAAGAATCTATAACACCACGACTTACGAAGAAATAACCTCGCTTAAAGCGCTTAAGCCAAGCGGGATATTTTTTACTTCTCGAGCGCACAGGATAGGCCTTTAAACCGGAATCTGATGATGAGTATAGCTGTAGATGCATTAGGTCAAAAAATTATTGACCGCTACCAAAAAGGGTTTCCCCTATCCGCCACTCCTTTTAAAGACATAGCCGATGAGCTGGGGGTACTGGAACAAGACGTTATCGATTGCGTTTCGTCACTGCAGCAAACTGATGTCGTGTCACGAGTTGGCCCGGTTTTCAATCACAAAAAAGCAGGCGATAGTACATTGGCTGCCATATCTGTGCCTGAAGAGCTGCTGAGTGAAGTCGCTGAAATGGTCAACCAGTTCGACGAAGTGAATCACAACTACGCCCGTGAGCACAAATATAATCTCTGGTTTGTCGTTACCGCGACAGATCAACAGCACCTAAAGAAAACACTACAGGCAATAGAAAACAAAACTGGCTATCCCATACTAAACTTACCGATGGAACAGGCCTACCATATTGACCTAGGGTTCAAGTTGAATTGGAGTTAAATCAACATGACTGAGTTAAACGATATTCAACAACAAGCGCTGAAGTGCGCTATTCAAGAAGGGCTCCCAGTTGACCCGCGCCCTTATCAGGTATTGGCTGATATTATCGGAAGCAGCGAGCAAGAAGTTATTAGCTGTATTGAAAAATGGATCAATAGTGGCCTGATTAAACGGTTTGGACTGGTGATAAAGCACCATAAACTCGGCTATAACGCTAATGCCATGGTCGTCTGGAATGTTAGCGATGAGCTTGTTGATGACATAGGTGAACGCATCAAGCAGTCCGGTTTGGTTACTCTTTGCTATCGTCGGCCGCGCAGGCTGCCAAACTGGAACTATAACCTCTTTTGTATGATACACGGTAAAGACCGCAGCCAGGTGCTTGAGCAGCTTGAACAACTAAGGGAAGTTTGCCAACTCAACGAAATTGAGCATGACGTCCTATTTAGCTACAAGCAATTTAAGCAGTGCGGAGGCCGCTTTCATAAGCAGCACCCATCCTCCCCTAGCACGCCATCAACATACCAGTGGAATATTGAGAAAAAGGCTGTAAATCATGGATGAAATTGATCGCAAAATAATAAATCAACTGCAACGAGGCTTTCCTATTTGTCCCCGCCCTTACGAGGAAGCAGCCAAGCCACTCGGCATTACTGAGGCAGAGCTTATTCAGAGAATTGAGTCGTTGCTCGAAAACAAGACCCTGACTCGTTTTGGCCCGATGTATCAAATCGAAAAAGCTGGCGGGGCGTTTACTCTCGCCGCCATGAGCATTCCCGAAGATGAGTTTGACAAAGTAGCTGAACAGGTCAATCAATTTCCTGAGATTGCGCATAACTATGAGCGTGACCATAAGCTAAATATGTGGTTTGTTTTGGGTACAGAAAACCCGAACGAGATAACGTCCACTATTCAAAGAATTGAAGAAACAACCGGCTATAAAGTTTACAACATGCCAAAACTTGAAGAGTTCTATGTCGGCTTGTACTTTCCAGTTTAAAACTTTACCCCCTTTAAGTCAGAGTCTTCCGAAATGAATACCTCACCTACTGCCCAAACCCACAGTACATTTCAGCCCAGTGAACTCGACAGAAAGCTTATCGTCGCTACACAAGAAGGGCTTCCTCTAACACCTCGCCCCTATTTGGAAATTGCTGAACAACTCGGCGTAACCGAGGACGAGATTATTACCCGTATGCAGCGCATGCAAGACATGGGCGTCATACGTAGAATCGCCGTTGTGCCTGATCACTACAAATTGGGCTACACACTCAATGGTATGACCGTATGGGATGTGCCTGACGATATGATTAATACACTGGGTCGAAAGCTGGGTTCGCTGGATTTTGTTAGCCATTGCTATCACAGACCGCGACACCTGCCCGACTGGCCACATAACCTGTTTGCCATGGTTCACGGCCGTACACAGGCAGAAGTTGACGAACACATTCAGTCAATTGTCGAGCTTCTGGATGAAAACAACCGAGGCCATGACGTGTTGTTTAGCAAGCGCATACTCAAAAAAACGGGCTTGAGAATCAAGAAATAGTTACGGAACAAATCTGGGGAGAGCTTGCTCAAAGTCAAGGTTCCTGAGGGGATAGTTCGTAAACTATGTAGAAACGAAAAAGAGACCTATACCATGTTCCGTATTACACAATATATGCAGACTTTGCTTAACCCAACACCTGTTGGTCCTGCACGAAAACCGCCTGGCCCTGTCGTGATATGGAACCTGATCAGGCGATGTAATTTAACCTGCAAACACTGCTACTCTATCTCCGCTGATACTGATTTCAAAGGTGAGCTATCCACTGATGAAGTCTACGAAGTAATGGACGACCTGAAAGCGTTTAAAGTTCCGGTATTGATTTTATCTGGTGGTGAGCCACTGCTTCGTCCCGATATATATGATGTTTCCAAGCGTGCCAAAGCGATGGGCTTTTATGTTGGCCTATCAACGAACGGTACGCTGATTACCGAAGAGAATATTGAGAAGATTGCCGAGGTTGGCTACGACTACGTTGGTATCAGCCTGGATGGTATTAAGGAAACACACGACGAGTTTCGGCAGCTTAAGGGGGCATTCGACGCTTCGCTTCACGCCGTAAAACTGTGTAAGCAACACAACATTAAAGTGGGCATTCGATTCACGCTGACTCAAAACAACAGCCATGAATTACCACAACTGCTTGCACTGATGGATGAACACGATATCGACAAGTTCTACCTCTCACACCTCAATTATGCCGGTCGTGGCAACCGAAACAGAAAAAGCGATGCGTTTCACCAAACTACACGCAAAGCGCTTGATATGCTCTTTGAGCGAAGCTGGTCAGAACTACAAAAGGGCATCGTGAGAGAGTACGTCACGGGTAACAATGATGCCGATGGCCCTTACTTGCTGCAATGGGCAGAAAAGCATGTACCTGATCAAGTTGATGCCCTTAGACAACGCCTGGAAAATTGGGGTGGCAACTCCTCAGGCGTCAATATTTCGAATATTGATAACCTGGGTAATGTCCACCCAGATACGTTCTGGTGGAATTACACCTTAGGGAATGTAAGAGAACGTGCCTTTTCAGATATTTGGAGCAATCCAAACGACGAATTAATGGAAGGGTTTCGCCAGCACCCCCGCCCTGTAAAAGGTCGCTGTGCTGAATGTCAGTATCTTAAAATTTGCGGCGGAAATACGCGCGTGCGTGCCTATCAACTAACCGACGATGCCTGGGCTGAAGACCCTGCCTGTTACCTGAGTAATGAAGAAATTGGCATCGACGAAGACGAAGATGATCGTCTCGATATGCCATACAACGACGCAACAGAAGCTAGATTGATCCCGGTCACCCGACAACAATAAGTTGGGAACCAGGGCCATCAATATAAATAAAAATTAGAATTAAAAAATATAATTTAAACAAAATAGAATAGAGTCGCCTGGAGTCCCGGGTTATGGAGAGAGCAATGGTAGATCAAACCAGCGAAGTAAAAGCGCTCATGGGGAACTGTGCCAGCAACACCCCTTTGCAACCTGGCGAAGTAGCTCTTGTCGGTTCAGGCCCAGGTGATCCTGAATTGCTCACTCTTCGAGCACTTCGGTTGATAAGGGAAGCCGATATCGTCGTTTACGATAAGCTTGTCAGCGAAGCGATTATGGGAATGGTTCCCACAGATACAGATCGTATTTTTGTTGGAAAAACAGCTAATGACCACACCCTGCCTCAGGAAGAAATAAATACACTACTGGTAAAACTCTCGAAAGAGAATAAGCGCGTCGTTCGACTGAAAGGAGGCGACCCTTACATCTTTGGCCGAGGCGGAGAGGAGATTCAAGTGTTATTGGCTGCTGACGTGCCTTGCCGAGTTGTACCTGGCATCACCGCTGCATCAGGCTGTGCAACTTACGCTGGTATACCTTTAACCCACAGAGATCATGCCCAGAGCTGTACCTTTGTAACCGGTCATCTCAAGTCCGGAAATCTGGTACTTCCCTGGGAAAACCTTGCTCGTCCAAATCAAACCGTTGTTTTCTACATGGGTTTGCAGAGCATTGAAGTAATCAACAGAGAGC
Proteins encoded in this window:
- a CDS encoding cbb3-type cytochrome c oxidase subunit I → MKFQSQSAAMPYFIFALALFVGQIVFGLIIGLQYVVGDFLFPEIPFNVARMVHTNLLIVWLLFGFMGAAYYLVPEEAETELYSTKLAWALFWIFAAAGTLTIIGYLAVPYATLAEITGNGLLPTMGREFLEMPTITKVGVVIVALGFLFNIGMTVLKGRKTVINIVLITGLLGLALFFLFSFYNPHNLALDKYFWWWVVHLWVEGVWELIMGAILAFVLIKVTGVDREVIEKWLYIIIAMALITGIIGTGHHFFWIGPPEYWHYLGSIFSALEPIPFFMMTVFAFNMVSRRRREHPNRAATLWALGCAVMAFLGAGVWGFLHTLAPVNYYTHGTQVTAAHGHMAFYGAYVMIVITMISYSMPIMRGRPNGNSRQAQVLEMWSFWLMTIAMVFITLFLTAAGILQVWMQRIPESGQALSFMATQDNIALFYWLREISGVIFFIGLLTYIASFFVKGDAVEVAES
- a CDS encoding c-type cytochrome; the encoded protein is MAERFTKSMARNIYLGGSTFFILLFLGLTFDTMQAMPERDNRENLTESVANGKLLWEENNCLGCHSLFGEGAYFAPELGNVFQRRGMGNEEAFVGYFKGWMNAMPTNVPGRRQMPQFNLNDQELEDLAAFLIYANGINTNDWPPNVEG
- a CDS encoding nitrite reductase, whose amino-acid sequence is MRKTLKLGKLAAAVTLTTAALSGSTGAFAAAAAKPTLSEADFETAKTLYFQRCAGCHGVLRKGATGKNLEPKETLKKGQKRLEKIIAYGTEGGMNNFDDIFSKKEISMLATYIQMEPPVPPEMSLEMMKKHTKEYVAPKDYPTKPLHGRNWENFFVVIERDAGKAAIVDGDKHEIVAHIDTGYAVHVIKGSEHHKTQHPKDAVGRFWYTIGRDGKVNKIDLWQTPEKMLVAETKMAYDARDIAVSGDGKYVIAGGYWPPHFVIMDAETLEPLKVVSSRGINVDGEYVNEARVAAIYTTPNEPTWMVAIKELGQMWQVDYSDIDNLRIEQMDTAKFLHDGFFDPTGRYFQIAANASNKMVVVDTKERKLEKMIDVASLPHPGPGANWTDKKCGPVGATTHLGKGEVSVWGNDPIGHPDQAWKMCYTVETDGAGVFIRTHPDSQYVWADQLKHPEPEVQQSVQVFDKDTHEIVKTIRVTEEEGKAALHMEFNQDGTEVWVSVWNRADAKNPTGEIVVYDAKTLKEKTRIKGLTTPTGKFNVFNRANHKT
- a CDS encoding ethylbenzene dehydrogenase-related protein, translated to MAKPDATLHLFQRDIEAAEQAKLDAEAEKVRKEEEKARKKAEAAKKAEEAAASGASTAKATPATAGATSGVNWDSVPSRDITLFFPGTASIEWIHGREHGGKRAFTKGDRCVECHDAETMDMGAKIVTGEKLEESVIPGKRGSIPVTVQATYDAENLYMKFSWPEGEHAAIPFADGGKMDPDNQVKLAMMFGSDDVEFADRSGCWGSCHDDVKNMPGEVDDATIKAYADSSRLDTSGGITKYIAESRTKVEYKGRRGKKLGGWDKLKSEDEIKAELEGKNFLDLIRYEIGTGKVEDGYLLEERKMSGGQGATFTSNLTDGIWTVEMTRKLASDKPGDVSFDTANVYNFGFAIHDDFSDSRFHHVSLGYRLGFDKDEEGIEINATKQ
- a CDS encoding PEP-CTERM sorting domain-containing protein gives rise to the protein MLTDGSVFGVEFSTVGDACGDRGCTLYQTVEATVTAYKVADVPEPSSIALIALGLVALSLSRRHA
- a CDS encoding PhnD/SsuA/transferrin family substrate-binding protein, yielding MKRYTSIVIVLFSFIISIKVFSAPLELVLPLGEGGSQTSRSIESFKQYMLKRECSVDLKFKEGGVAGDIYFSAAPQASLGQEVRDYETLNRVKTYKNFPLTTAIIIKASTGVSDLSSVAGERLSIISETSYLGGEQVRKLYNDEGVVLDDENIYLTQHYEGAITLLLHGDVFVAAVPGPLARRWEKANNLNIIAESEPLDIGGMLIKKALSEAQKTLCESAFVDLKRTTRRDKRMNIFPAWVEGFQ